The following coding sequences lie in one Acidobacteriota bacterium genomic window:
- a CDS encoding beta-N-acetylhexosaminidase has product MLPLTTLLVLALSGDNPQASPARQVTAAEAAQPAEVAAIIPQPVSVTARRGRFPLTRRTTIWTDAAGAAVGRQLARYLEPATGMTLRVQTGGTLPAGAVILRRDPTLRKKLGPEGYLLDIRPARVLARAPGAAGLFYAVQTLRQLLPPEIFREAPVAGVEWSWPAVTIEDWPRFPWRGAHLDVGRHFMPKEFVKKYIDLLALHKLNIFHWHLTEDQGWRLQIKQYPNLTDVGAWRKETIVGHQPRGNSPWQFDKTPHGGFYTQDDAREIVAYGKARFVTVMPEIEMPGHAVAAIAAYPEIGVTGEPIDVAGYWGIFSDILNAEPSTLRFMQNVLGEVLEIFPSRYVHIGGDEAEKSKWKASPRIQARIRELGLADEHELQSWFIRQMDAFLVSKGRRLVGWDEILEGGLAENAVVMSWRGTKGGIEAARSGHDVIMAPESHTYLNYYEAKAWAGEPLAHPGHLPLEKVYSFEPIPSELEPEFAKHVLGAQAQLWTEYVPTPKDAEYKVFPRLTALAEVVWTPAEKKNYEDYLQRLAVHLRRLEALDVNFRPLAPDAR; this is encoded by the coding sequence ATGCTGCCGTTGACGACCCTGCTCGTTCTCGCGCTTTCAGGCGATAACCCCCAGGCTTCGCCGGCGCGACAGGTCACCGCTGCAGAGGCGGCGCAACCTGCGGAAGTGGCCGCTATCATTCCGCAACCGGTATCCGTGACGGCCCGGCGCGGCCGGTTTCCGCTCACGCGTCGCACCACCATCTGGACCGACGCGGCCGGCGCTGCTGTGGGACGCCAGCTTGCGCGCTACCTCGAGCCCGCAACCGGGATGACGCTGCGCGTGCAGACCGGCGGAACGTTGCCGGCCGGCGCGGTCATCCTGCGGCGCGACCCCACGCTGCGGAAAAAGCTGGGGCCGGAAGGGTATCTTCTCGACATCCGGCCCGCGCGGGTTCTCGCGCGCGCGCCGGGGGCGGCGGGCCTGTTTTACGCGGTCCAGACACTCCGGCAGCTCCTGCCGCCCGAGATTTTTCGTGAAGCGCCCGTGGCCGGCGTCGAGTGGTCGTGGCCGGCAGTCACGATCGAAGACTGGCCCCGCTTTCCGTGGCGCGGCGCGCACCTGGATGTCGGACGGCACTTCATGCCGAAGGAATTCGTCAAGAAGTACATCGACCTCCTCGCGCTGCACAAACTCAACATCTTCCATTGGCATTTGACCGAGGACCAGGGCTGGCGGCTGCAGATCAAGCAGTACCCGAACCTCACCGACGTCGGGGCCTGGCGGAAGGAGACGATCGTCGGCCACCAGCCGCGCGGCAACTCGCCCTGGCAGTTCGACAAGACGCCCCACGGCGGCTTCTACACGCAGGACGATGCGCGCGAGATCGTGGCGTATGGGAAGGCGCGCTTCGTGACGGTGATGCCGGAGATCGAGATGCCCGGGCACGCCGTGGCGGCGATCGCCGCCTACCCCGAGATCGGCGTGACGGGAGAACCGATCGACGTGGCGGGATACTGGGGCATCTTCTCCGACATCCTCAACGCGGAGCCGTCCACCCTGCGGTTCATGCAGAACGTGCTCGGTGAAGTGCTCGAGATCTTCCCCAGCCGCTACGTGCACATCGGCGGCGACGAAGCGGAGAAGAGCAAGTGGAAGGCAAGCCCGCGCATCCAGGCACGGATCCGCGAGCTGGGGCTTGCCGACGAGCACGAGCTTCAAAGCTGGTTCATCCGGCAGATGGACGCCTTCCTGGTCTCGAAGGGCCGGCGGCTGGTGGGATGGGATGAAATCCTCGAGGGAGGCCTCGCGGAGAATGCGGTCGTGATGTCGTGGCGCGGCACCAAGGGGGGCATCGAGGCGGCGCGATCGGGCCACGACGTCATCATGGCACCGGAGAGCCACACGTACCTCAACTACTACGAGGCGAAGGCGTGGGCGGGCGAGCCGCTCGCGCATCCCGGGCACCTGCCGCTCGAAAAGGTCTACAGCTTCGAGCCCATCCCGTCCGAGCTCGAGCCCGAGTTCGCCAAGCACGTGCTCGGCGCGCAGGCGCAGCTCTGGACGGAGTACGTGCCGACTCCGAAGGACGCGGAATACAAAGTGTTCCCGCGGCTGACGGCGCTTGCCGAAGTTGTCTGGACGCCCGCGGAGAAGAAGAACTACGAGGACTACCTTCAGCGGCTCGCCGTGCACCTGCGGCGGCTCGAGGCGCTCGACGTGAATTTCCGGCCGCTGGCGCCGGACGCCCGGTAA